The proteins below are encoded in one region of Halalkalicoccus jeotgali B3:
- a CDS encoding putative manganese transporter, which translates to MADPVGILLGSVRDGFVQVGAFVAITVVLFSYLQYRTGGRLVERLERNERAQPLIGALLGLTPGCGGAIVMMPLYVRGSVSFGTVVATLIATAGDSAFVLLALAPEAALYAYGISFGAAIVSGYAIDRFGLGVGRVDRAVARLRPTATDGGVVSGTAGANPAANPGHEYDGVACSHDHSRKREPGFMTWLSHAAHVAWWATALVALIAGTVYLLRGAPDVAMTVAPTFEGAFTVAGITGSILSVYLYAVGRRYIGEGGVGHVRESFHSAYDTFQHAAMETSFVTVWVIAGYLLYEYVVQFGNVDIAAFAAAAGLLAPVGGALLGLIPGCGPQIVLAGVYAEGAIPFSALTANAISQDGDALFPLIAMDKTAAIVASIYTTVPALVVGIALHVVFGPLFGFGVL; encoded by the coding sequence GTGGCTGATCCGGTCGGGATCCTCCTCGGGTCGGTCCGCGACGGGTTCGTCCAGGTGGGCGCGTTCGTCGCGATCACGGTCGTCCTCTTCAGCTACCTGCAGTACCGGACCGGCGGACGGCTGGTCGAGCGCCTCGAACGCAACGAACGCGCCCAGCCCCTGATCGGTGCGTTATTGGGACTGACGCCGGGCTGTGGCGGCGCGATCGTGATGATGCCGCTGTACGTCCGGGGGAGCGTCAGCTTCGGGACCGTCGTCGCGACGCTGATCGCCACCGCCGGCGACTCGGCGTTCGTCCTGCTCGCACTCGCGCCCGAAGCGGCGCTTTATGCGTATGGGATCTCGTTCGGCGCGGCGATCGTCTCGGGATACGCGATCGACCGCTTCGGCCTCGGCGTCGGCCGCGTCGACCGCGCGGTCGCCCGACTCCGTCCGACCGCCACCGACGGCGGTGTCGTGAGTGGGACGGCCGGCGCGAACCCCGCGGCGAACCCGGGCCACGAGTACGACGGCGTCGCGTGCAGCCACGACCACAGTCGGAAACGGGAGCCGGGGTTCATGACGTGGCTGAGCCACGCCGCCCACGTCGCGTGGTGGGCCACCGCGCTCGTGGCGCTTATCGCAGGCACCGTCTACCTGCTGCGGGGCGCGCCCGACGTGGCGATGACCGTCGCGCCCACCTTCGAAGGAGCCTTCACCGTCGCCGGGATCACTGGGTCGATCCTCTCGGTCTACCTCTACGCGGTCGGCCGGCGCTACATCGGCGAGGGCGGGGTCGGGCACGTCCGCGAGTCGTTTCACAGCGCCTACGACACCTTCCAGCACGCGGCGATGGAGACGAGTTTCGTCACCGTCTGGGTGATCGCGGGCTACCTGCTCTACGAGTACGTCGTTCAGTTCGGCAACGTCGATATCGCGGCGTTCGCGGCCGCGGCGGGGCTACTCGCGCCGGTCGGCGGTGCGCTTCTCGGATTGATCCCGGGCTGTGGCCCCCAAATCGTCCTCGCGGGCGTCTACGCCGAGGGCGCGATCCCCTTCTCGGCGCTGACGGCGAACGCGATCAGTCAGGACGGGGACGCGCTCTTTCCCCTGATCGCGATGGACAAGACCGCGGCGATCGTCGCCTCAATCTACACGACGGTTCCGGCACTCGTGGTCGGAATCGCCCTCCACGTCGTCTTCGGGCCGCTGTTCGGCTTCGGCGTGCTCTGA
- a CDS encoding homoserine kinase, whose protein sequence is MVTVRAPATSANLGSGFDVFGAALSKPADVVRVEPAEATTIEMAGAGSEFIPEDPEKNVAGAVAKALESPATIRIDKGVRPSSGLGSSAASAAAVAVGINAAYDLGYSREELVPYAAEGEALVSGEAHADNVAPSIMGGFTIATPEGVTQVDASIPLVVCLPEIVISTRDARRVVPRSAQVSQIVECVGRAATLVAGMFRDDPDLVGQGMEDGIVTPARADLIDGYADVREAALEAGATGVTVSGAGPAIIAACEERRRKPIASAMLDRFAGEGIEARAYQTRVGRGAELF, encoded by the coding sequence ATGGTTACCGTGCGGGCCCCCGCGACGAGCGCGAACCTCGGCAGCGGCTTCGACGTCTTCGGCGCGGCGCTCTCGAAGCCCGCCGACGTCGTTCGGGTCGAACCCGCCGAGGCGACGACGATCGAGATGGCGGGGGCGGGAAGCGAGTTCATTCCCGAGGACCCCGAGAAGAACGTCGCCGGCGCGGTCGCGAAGGCACTCGAATCGCCCGCGACCATCCGGATCGACAAGGGGGTTCGTCCCTCCTCGGGGCTTGGCTCCTCGGCGGCCAGCGCCGCCGCCGTCGCCGTCGGGATCAACGCGGCCTACGATCTGGGCTACTCCCGCGAGGAACTCGTCCCCTACGCCGCCGAGGGCGAGGCGTTGGTCTCGGGGGAGGCCCATGCCGACAACGTCGCGCCCTCGATCATGGGCGGGTTTACGATCGCCACCCCCGAGGGGGTCACGCAGGTCGACGCCTCGATCCCGCTGGTGGTCTGTCTGCCCGAGATCGTGATCTCGACGCGGGACGCCCGCCGGGTGGTACCGCGCTCGGCACAGGTCTCACAGATCGTCGAGTGCGTCGGCCGGGCCGCCACGCTCGTCGCGGGGATGTTCCGTGACGATCCCGACCTCGTCGGACAGGGCATGGAGGACGGGATCGTCACGCCCGCGCGCGCGGACCTCATTGACGGCTACGCCGACGTGCGCGAAGCCGCCCTCGAAGCGGGCGCGACCGGCGTGACCGTCAGCGGCGCGGGCCCGGCGATCATCGCCGCCTGCGAGGAGCGCCGGCGAAAACCCATCGCGAGCGCGATGCTCGATCGGTTCGCCGGGGAGGGAATCGAGGCGCGCGCCTACCAGACGCGGGTCGGACGCGGTGCGGAACTGTTCTGA
- a CDS encoding DUF6149 family protein: MKIRQNPRHWAAKKALSTPGISTVTNYGLVKMHTRIFLGKAEEHRQEERRAHLDAFFDATMDTYLRALEEDFDEAGAREITHIQANFDFFNHGWTEMMEIPVDELEKHYERYANFFERYDITIDDPLGSFRPADGIPEAPATLDKLDDPEHPHAEGGFADDLYVEDEHGEVGVGGGEEPEDVDVGSAPGVRDEGDA, translated from the coding sequence ATGAAGATCCGACAGAACCCGCGCCACTGGGCCGCAAAAAAGGCGCTGTCGACTCCCGGCATCAGCACCGTCACGAACTACGGACTCGTGAAGATGCACACGCGGATCTTCCTCGGAAAGGCCGAGGAACACAGACAAGAGGAACGTCGCGCACATCTGGACGCCTTCTTCGACGCGACGATGGACACCTACCTGCGCGCGCTCGAAGAGGACTTCGACGAGGCGGGTGCCCGCGAGATCACCCACATCCAGGCCAACTTCGACTTCTTCAATCATGGATGGACCGAGATGATGGAGATCCCCGTCGACGAACTCGAAAAACACTACGAGCGCTACGCGAACTTCTTCGAGCGCTACGATATCACCATCGACGACCCGCTCGGTTCCTTCCGGCCCGCCGACGGGATCCCCGAGGCACCGGCGACCCTCGACAAACTCGACGATCCCGAGCATCCCCACGCCGAGGGCGGCTTTGCGGACGACCTGTACGTCGAAGACGAACACGGCGAGGTCGGCGTCGGCGGTGGCGAGGAACCCGAGGACGTCGACGTCGGGAGCGCACCGGGCGTTCGCGACGAGGGCGACGCGTAA
- a CDS encoding NAD(P)/FAD-dependent oxidoreductase yields the protein MTQSYVIIGDGISGSSAAETLREKDPDAEITVITDEGEPLYNRILIKEFAKGKLPEAPISIHDEGWYEDRDITLSLNTHVTRIDPDAHVVHTHEGADLEYDKLLIATGGTPTQLPVENSDADGIHHFWTFQDARNIEADASEAETGVAVGAGLLGIDLAAICGAQDVAGKYLMRGNRWWRYALSLDGAEIIHDGLREKGVEPVFDSGVDHFETDDSGRVTAAVDPNGDRYEADFVGIAIGLNFNTEYLRGSGIEQDEGIVVDEYMQTNVDDIYAAGDLTRFYDTILGEYAQNGSWGSAKEQGKIAGVNMAADEESEAFRWVSSYSITHFDFPFLSFGHPTLGDQHIERKYSDTEWRRIAIKDGKVVGGVLIGDLAPQTRLKKLMREETSVEGQTEVLLEEEIDLDQLVVSQ from the coding sequence ATGACCCAGTCGTACGTGATCATCGGCGATGGGATCTCGGGGAGTTCCGCCGCCGAAACCCTCCGCGAGAAGGACCCCGACGCGGAGATCACGGTCATCACCGACGAGGGTGAACCGCTGTACAACCGCATTCTCATCAAGGAGTTCGCCAAAGGAAAACTCCCCGAAGCGCCCATCTCGATCCACGACGAGGGCTGGTACGAGGACCGGGACATCACCCTCTCGCTGAACACCCACGTCACCCGCATCGACCCCGACGCTCACGTCGTCCACACCCACGAAGGTGCGGATCTGGAGTACGACAAACTGCTGATCGCGACGGGCGGCACGCCGACCCAACTGCCCGTCGAGAACTCCGACGCGGACGGGATCCACCACTTCTGGACGTTCCAGGACGCCCGCAACATCGAGGCCGACGCCAGCGAGGCCGAGACGGGCGTCGCCGTCGGCGCGGGCCTGCTGGGGATCGACCTGGCGGCGATCTGTGGCGCCCAGGACGTCGCGGGCAAATATCTGATGCGCGGGAACCGCTGGTGGCGCTATGCGCTCTCGCTGGACGGTGCGGAGATCATCCACGATGGACTCCGGGAGAAGGGCGTTGAGCCGGTCTTCGACAGCGGTGTCGACCACTTCGAGACGGACGACTCGGGACGCGTCACCGCCGCGGTCGACCCCAACGGCGACCGCTACGAGGCCGACTTCGTCGGGATCGCTATCGGGCTGAACTTCAACACCGAGTACCTGCGGGGATCGGGTATCGAACAGGACGAAGGGATCGTCGTCGACGAGTACATGCAGACGAACGTCGACGACATCTACGCCGCGGGCGATCTCACCCGGTTTTACGACACGATCCTCGGCGAGTACGCCCAGAACGGCTCGTGGGGCTCGGCAAAGGAGCAGGGCAAGATCGCGGGCGTCAACATGGCCGCCGACGAGGAAAGCGAGGCGTTTCGCTGGGTGTCCTCCTACTCCATCACCCACTTCGATTTCCCCTTCCTCTCGTTTGGTCACCCCACCCTCGGCGACCAGCACATCGAGCGCAAGTACTCCGACACCGAGTGGCGCCGCATCGCCATCAAGGACGGCAAGGTCGTCGGCGGCGTGCTGATCGGGGATCTGGCCCCCCAGACCCGCCTGAAGAAGCTCATGCGCGAGGAGACCTCCGTTGAGGGCCAGACAGAGGTCCTGCTCGAAGAGGAGATCGACCTCGACCAACTCGTGGTCTCGCAGTAA
- a CDS encoding monooxygenase family protein: protein MVSINRGRMAAEIDGEYVVYINGMRLNRLRALPRYLYAGIQAGRIFKRLEADPDSGFLGYLPAYMSPRSGAAIQYWRSLEDIRRFAQDPDDRHVPVWRWYNEAGGNDGGLGFWAELYVVKDGSFETFYRNVPPIGLGEHGSLVPMTTHRRGLGLSDEETAVHPADDTNNG from the coding sequence ATGGTATCGATCAACAGGGGACGGATGGCTGCCGAGATCGACGGGGAGTACGTCGTCTACATCAACGGGATGCGGCTCAACAGGCTCCGAGCGCTCCCGAGGTATCTCTACGCCGGCATCCAAGCCGGGAGGATCTTCAAACGGTTGGAGGCGGATCCGGACAGCGGATTTCTGGGTTATCTGCCGGCGTACATGAGCCCGCGAAGCGGCGCCGCCATCCAGTACTGGCGCTCGCTCGAGGACATCAGACGGTTCGCACAGGACCCGGACGACCGTCACGTCCCGGTGTGGCGGTGGTACAACGAGGCGGGCGGAAACGACGGCGGACTCGGGTTCTGGGCCGAACTCTACGTCGTCAAGGACGGCAGTTTCGAGACGTTCTACCGCAACGTACCGCCCATCGGACTCGGCGAACACGGGTCGCTCGTTCCGATGACGACCCATCGCCGAGGACTCGGCCTCTCCGACGAGGAAACAGCCGTACATCCAGCCGACGACACCAATAACGGGTAA
- a CDS encoding aldo/keto reductase: MVANESDTFDIGGELTVHRLGFGAMRLTGENIIGRPEDEGEAREVLKHAREIGVDFVDTADSYGPAVSERLIGETLSGDEDVTVATKGGLWRTLDGNWPPCGDPEYLQNALLGSLDRLGAESIDLYQFHRPDPEVPFEDSVHQLAEFKDEGLIEHVGVSNVSVEQLETARDIVEVATVQNEFNVGDRSDEDVLEACEDAGIGFIPWSPIGSGDNDLGGKGEAVAEIAGAHDASDSQIALAWLLQRSPVILPIPGTSSVEHLEENVAASGIDLTDDEMARLE, from the coding sequence ATGGTAGCAAACGAGAGCGACACGTTCGACATCGGCGGCGAGTTGACCGTCCACCGGCTCGGCTTCGGCGCGATGCGTCTCACCGGCGAGAACATCATCGGGCGACCCGAGGACGAGGGGGAGGCCCGGGAAGTCCTCAAACACGCCCGCGAGATCGGCGTCGACTTCGTCGATACGGCCGACTCGTATGGCCCGGCGGTCAGCGAGCGCCTGATCGGCGAGACCCTCTCGGGGGACGAGGACGTTACGGTCGCCACGAAGGGTGGCCTGTGGCGCACGCTGGACGGGAACTGGCCGCCGTGTGGTGATCCCGAGTACCTCCAGAACGCCCTGCTGGGAAGTCTCGATCGCCTCGGCGCCGAGTCGATCGACCTCTATCAGTTCCACCGCCCCGACCCTGAGGTGCCTTTCGAGGACTCGGTCCACCAACTGGCCGAGTTCAAGGACGAGGGCCTGATCGAGCACGTCGGCGTGAGCAACGTCTCGGTCGAGCAGTTAGAAACTGCCCGCGACATCGTCGAGGTCGCCACGGTGCAAAACGAGTTCAACGTCGGCGACCGGAGCGACGAGGACGTTCTCGAAGCGTGTGAGGACGCCGGAATCGGCTTCATCCCGTGGTCGCCCATCGGCTCGGGCGACAACGATTTGGGCGGGAAGGGTGAGGCGGTCGCGGAGATCGCCGGCGCCCACGACGCGAGTGACTCCCAGATCGCGCTGGCGTGGCTACTCCAGCGCTCGCCGGTGATCCTTCCGATCCCGGGGACCTCGAGCGTCGAGCACTTAGAGGAGAACGTCGCGGCCTCGGGGATCGACCTCACCGACGACGAGATGGCTCGCCTAGAGTAG
- a CDS encoding DUF7124 domain-containing protein, with product MNGDADMTLAFDLAALQELAEPDRVFTDARQWTEYVGVVSEKPTYVVTNFTRKHRIRQDFFSGPRGREESLESVREQFDTERHVFVGTGEEDRELAERVGWEYLPVADAAEAAGWTLADDAPEPEPDEDERDDWP from the coding sequence ATGAACGGGGATGCGGACATGACGCTGGCGTTCGATCTGGCGGCGCTCCAGGAACTGGCCGAACCCGACCGGGTCTTTACCGACGCGCGCCAGTGGACCGAGTACGTCGGCGTCGTCAGCGAGAAGCCGACCTACGTCGTGACGAACTTCACGCGCAAACACCGGATCCGCCAGGACTTCTTCTCGGGCCCGCGCGGTCGCGAGGAGAGTCTAGAGAGCGTTCGCGAGCAGTTCGACACCGAACGCCACGTCTTCGTCGGCACGGGCGAGGAGGACCGCGAACTCGCAGAGCGGGTCGGCTGGGAGTACCTCCCGGTGGCGGACGCCGCCGAGGCGGCGGGCTGGACGCTGGCAGACGACGCCCCCGAACCGGAGCCCGACGAGGACGAACGGGACGACTGGCCCTGA
- a CDS encoding DUF5815 family protein, producing the protein MATPRVPGDEAIELPCGESVSLAQLDMGMREYACSCGERHALVMDVHPPSRFVPEAIVAVLRETVETEDEFGEFGTPHIMGVVLEEFPDGVVAEDVSENGQVGYSMLWLTDFDSRRLHVVVVELLVELMEHAISHSEDSGATSEFEEQMLEFDVEAFVDDYRTAREFESEFDRPA; encoded by the coding sequence ATGGCAACGCCACGGGTTCCCGGTGACGAGGCGATCGAACTCCCCTGTGGCGAGTCGGTCTCGCTCGCCCAACTGGACATGGGGATGCGCGAGTACGCCTGTTCGTGCGGGGAGCGCCACGCCCTCGTGATGGACGTCCACCCACCCTCGCGGTTCGTCCCCGAGGCGATCGTCGCGGTGCTCAGAGAGACCGTCGAAACCGAAGACGAGTTCGGCGAGTTCGGCACGCCCCACATCATGGGCGTCGTCCTCGAGGAGTTTCCCGACGGAGTCGTCGCCGAGGACGTCTCGGAGAACGGCCAAGTCGGGTATTCGATGCTCTGGCTGACGGACTTCGACTCCCGACGCCTGCACGTCGTCGTCGTCGAGTTGCTGGTCGAACTGATGGAACACGCGATCAGCCACAGCGAGGACTCGGGGGCCACAAGCGAGTTCGAAGAGCAGATGCTCGAGTTCGACGTCGAGGCGTTCGTCGACGATTATCGAACGGCCCGCGAGTTCGAGAGCGAGTTCGACCGGCCGGCTTAG
- a CDS encoding molybdopterin-dependent oxidoreductase — MATTDRSRERREEIEAILERKPGVREVRDEADRYTVVGAAGRGTYANWLTPIEEHFVCHRNAIPEIADDSWTITFSGGLDGEASVADLTERFPTVAVAHTMECAGNGRGQHDPETASVQWGFEAAATAVWTGVPLSSVLRAFSEELPESGWLTAIGGDPGEEGVFARSIPVEKATDDCILAVGVNGRPIPAEHGYPVRLLVPGWYGVNSVKWLDELRLMDSMVTEGSLDRPGRHAEWQQDEYRIHPAGETPEPMETIETFDTWDQFESDEIDHPYTFDENVMSVIGAPDGEEPVRAGEVDVCGVAWAGDDTVERVEVSTDGGEHWSEAERFGPDYAGAWRLFRTTWDATPGTHTLVSRASDDRGRTQPATIGTPEEGFGALDSGRYPWNEGGYAANAYLPNAFEVEVEPER, encoded by the coding sequence ATGGCAACTACCGACCGCTCGCGGGAGCGCCGCGAGGAGATCGAGGCGATCCTCGAACGCAAGCCGGGCGTCCGCGAGGTCCGCGACGAGGCCGACCGCTACACCGTCGTCGGGGCCGCGGGCCGAGGAACCTACGCGAACTGGCTGACGCCCATCGAGGAGCACTTCGTCTGTCACCGCAACGCAATCCCCGAGATCGCGGACGACTCCTGGACGATCACCTTTTCCGGCGGTCTCGACGGCGAGGCCTCCGTGGCCGACCTCACCGAGCGATTCCCGACAGTCGCGGTCGCGCACACCATGGAGTGTGCGGGCAACGGCCGCGGCCAGCACGACCCCGAGACCGCGAGCGTCCAGTGGGGTTTCGAGGCCGCCGCCACCGCCGTCTGGACCGGCGTTCCCCTCAGTTCCGTTCTCCGAGCGTTTTCGGAGGAACTCCCCGAATCGGGATGGCTGACCGCCATCGGCGGCGACCCCGGCGAGGAGGGGGTCTTCGCCCGGTCGATCCCAGTCGAGAAGGCGACCGACGACTGCATCCTGGCCGTCGGCGTCAACGGCCGGCCGATCCCCGCCGAACACGGCTACCCAGTACGATTGCTCGTTCCGGGCTGGTACGGCGTCAACAGCGTGAAGTGGCTCGACGAACTCCGACTCATGGACTCGATGGTCACGGAGGGCTCGCTCGACCGACCCGGGCGCCACGCCGAGTGGCAACAGGACGAGTACCGGATCCATCCCGCGGGTGAGACCCCTGAGCCGATGGAAACCATCGAAACGTTCGACACGTGGGACCAGTTCGAGTCCGACGAGATCGACCATCCCTACACCTTCGACGAGAACGTGATGTCGGTGATCGGCGCACCCGACGGCGAGGAACCGGTCCGCGCCGGAGAAGTCGACGTCTGTGGCGTCGCGTGGGCGGGCGACGATACGGTCGAGCGCGTCGAGGTCTCGACGGATGGCGGCGAACACTGGAGCGAGGCAGAACGGTTCGGCCCCGACTACGCGGGCGCGTGGCGGCTCTTTCGGACCACGTGGGACGCGACGCCCGGAACACACACGCTTGTCTCGCGGGCGAGCGACGACCGGGGCCGGACCCAACCGGCGACGATCGGCACCCCCGAGGAGGGGTTCGGAGCGCTCGATTCCGGCCGATACCCGTGGAACGAGGGCGGGTACGCCGCGAACGCCTATCTGCCGAACGCGTTCGAGGTCGAGGTCGAACCCGAGAGGTAG
- the carB gene encoding carbamoyl-phosphate synthase large subunit, translated as MTDEDTVDGEQRTILLIGSGPIQIGQAAEFDYSGAQACRALQEEGVRVVLVNSNPATIMTDPEMADKVYIEPITTEAIAEIIEKERPDGVIAGLGGQTGLNVTAELAEEGVLEEFDVEIMGTPLETIYATEDRDQFRERMEEIGQPMPRSRTIESVGEVEDAVEAVGGLPVIMRTTYTLGGSGSGVVEEMDELKESVRRGLRLSRNGEVLITESISGWVELEYEVMRDADDSCIIICNMENIDPMGIHTGESTVVTPSQVIPDEGHQEMRSAALEVIRDLGIQGGCNIQFAWHDDGTPGGEYRVVEVNPRVSRSSALASKATGYPIARVTAKVALGKRLHEIENEITGETTAAFEPAIDYVVTKVPRWPKDKFDEVEFKLGTAMKSTGEAMSIGRTFEESLLKALRSTEYVPDVDWGTLSDEDLEEGYLETPSPDRPYGMFEAFSRGYSVEEICELTGIYEWYVERYETIASAADAAQNGEFGEAAEIGFTNAQVAAGIDASEASTIPQADGGAIDAVEASAPERDFKQVDTCAGEFAASTPYYYSARARGDRLGRDEVQVDTDAESVVIVGGGPIRIGQGVEFDYCTVHAVQALRENGIEAHVVNNNPETVSTDYDTSDGLFFEPITAEEVADVIEATGADGAMIQFGGQTSVDIGEPLEQEIERRGLDCEIMGTAVDAMDLAEDRDRFNGLMDELGIAQPEGGTATSEAEALDLAHEIGYPVLVRPSYVLGGRAMEVVHSDSELEEYIEEAVRVAPDKPILVDKFLEGGVELDVDAVSDGERVLIGGIMEHVESAGVHSGDSACMIPPRWLEADAMGRIREVVEQIARALDTVGLLNVQLAVYEGEVYVLEANPRSSRTVPFVSKATGVPIAKLAARVMAGASLDDLDASEGIPEQTSVKEVVLPFDRLPGSDPRLGPEMKSTGEVMGTADSFGKAYWKAQQAAGAVLPRGGTAVIDLDVDGFDEFYEIREFEDVPEAIREGKVDLVITRDRESLQTAVEEDVTYYSTAPSVQAALEALRARDDPLDVRAVSDRPVREAEWGR; from the coding sequence ATGACCGACGAGGACACGGTCGACGGGGAGCAACGGACGATCCTTCTCATCGGAAGCGGCCCGATCCAGATCGGGCAGGCCGCCGAGTTCGACTACTCCGGCGCCCAAGCCTGCCGAGCGCTTCAAGAGGAGGGGGTCCGAGTCGTCCTCGTCAACTCAAATCCCGCGACGATCATGACCGATCCCGAGATGGCCGATAAGGTCTACATCGAGCCGATCACGACCGAGGCCATCGCGGAGATCATCGAAAAGGAACGCCCCGACGGCGTCATTGCCGGTCTGGGCGGCCAGACGGGGCTGAACGTCACCGCCGAACTCGCAGAGGAGGGCGTCCTCGAGGAGTTCGACGTCGAGATCATGGGCACGCCCCTCGAGACCATCTACGCGACCGAGGACCGCGATCAGTTCCGCGAGCGCATGGAGGAGATCGGACAGCCGATGCCCCGCTCGCGCACCATCGAGTCCGTCGGCGAGGTCGAGGACGCCGTCGAGGCCGTCGGCGGCCTGCCGGTAATCATGCGCACGACCTACACCCTCGGCGGGTCGGGGTCGGGCGTCGTCGAGGAGATGGACGAACTCAAGGAGTCGGTCCGCAGGGGACTTCGCCTCTCCCGGAACGGGGAGGTACTGATCACGGAATCCATCTCGGGCTGGGTCGAACTCGAATACGAGGTGATGCGCGACGCCGACGACTCGTGTATCATCATCTGCAACATGGAGAACATCGACCCGATGGGCATTCACACCGGCGAATCGACCGTCGTCACCCCTTCGCAGGTGATCCCCGACGAGGGCCACCAGGAGATGCGCTCGGCGGCGCTGGAAGTCATTCGCGACCTGGGGATCCAAGGCGGGTGTAACATCCAGTTCGCCTGGCACGACGACGGCACGCCCGGTGGCGAGTACAGGGTCGTGGAGGTCAACCCGCGGGTGTCTCGCTCCTCGGCGCTGGCCTCGAAAGCGACGGGGTATCCCATCGCCCGCGTAACGGCGAAGGTCGCGCTCGGAAAGCGTCTCCACGAGATCGAAAACGAGATCACCGGCGAGACGACCGCCGCCTTCGAGCCGGCGATCGACTACGTCGTAACCAAAGTCCCGCGCTGGCCCAAGGACAAGTTCGACGAGGTCGAGTTCAAACTCGGTACCGCGATGAAGAGTACGGGAGAAGCGATGTCGATCGGGCGGACCTTCGAGGAGTCACTGTTGAAGGCGCTTCGCTCGACGGAGTACGTCCCCGACGTCGACTGGGGGACCCTCTCGGACGAGGACCTCGAGGAGGGGTACCTCGAGACGCCCTCACCGGATCGCCCCTACGGGATGTTCGAGGCCTTCTCGCGGGGCTATTCGGTCGAGGAGATCTGTGAGTTGACCGGGATCTACGAGTGGTACGTCGAGCGCTACGAGACCATCGCCAGCGCGGCCGACGCCGCACAGAACGGCGAGTTCGGGGAGGCGGCCGAGATCGGCTTTACGAACGCACAGGTCGCGGCGGGGATCGACGCCAGCGAGGCCTCGACGATCCCGCAGGCCGACGGCGGCGCGATCGACGCCGTCGAGGCGAGCGCGCCCGAGCGCGACTTCAAGCAGGTCGATACCTGCGCCGGGGAGTTTGCTGCCTCGACGCCGTATTACTACTCCGCACGCGCCCGCGGCGACCGGCTGGGCCGCGACGAGGTACAGGTCGATACCGACGCCGAGAGCGTCGTGATCGTCGGCGGGGGCCCGATCCGCATCGGCCAGGGCGTCGAGTTCGACTACTGTACGGTCCACGCCGTCCAGGCACTCCGCGAGAACGGTATCGAGGCCCACGTCGTCAACAACAACCCCGAAACCGTTTCGACGGACTACGACACCTCCGACGGGCTCTTTTTCGAACCCATCACCGCAGAGGAGGTCGCGGACGTGATCGAGGCCACGGGTGCCGACGGCGCGATGATCCAGTTCGGCGGCCAGACCTCCGTCGACATCGGCGAACCGCTGGAGCAGGAGATCGAGCGTCGTGGACTGGACTGTGAGATCATGGGTACGGCTGTCGACGCGATGGACTTAGCGGAGGACCGCGACCGGTTCAACGGACTCATGGACGAACTGGGCATCGCCCAACCCGAGGGCGGCACCGCGACCAGCGAGGCCGAGGCGCTCGATCTCGCCCACGAGATCGGCTATCCCGTGCTCGTTCGCCCTTCCTACGTGCTGGGCGGGCGGGCGATGGAGGTCGTCCATTCCGATTCGGAGCTCGAGGAGTACATCGAAGAAGCAGTGCGTGTCGCCCCCGACAAACCGATCCTCGTCGATAAGTTCCTCGAAGGCGGCGTCGAACTCGACGTCGACGCCGTTTCCGACGGCGAGCGCGTGCTGATCGGCGGGATCATGGAACACGTCGAGAGCGCCGGGGTCCACTCGGGGGACTCTGCGTGTATGATCCCGCCGCGCTGGCTCGAGGCCGACGCGATGGGGCGCATCCGCGAGGTGGTCGAGCAAATCGCCCGCGCGCTCGACACCGTGGGCCTGCTCAACGTCCAACTGGCCGTCTACGAGGGCGAAGTCTACGTCTTGGAGGCGAACCCCCGGTCGTCCCGGACGGTGCCGTTCGTCTCGAAGGCCACCGGCGTCCCGATTGCGAAGCTCGCCGCCCGCGTGATGGCCGGCGCAAGCCTCGACGACCTGGATGCGAGCGAGGGGATCCCCGAACAGACCAGCGTCAAGGAGGTCGTCCTGCCCTTCGACCGCCTGCCCGGATCCGACCCGCGCCTCGGCCCCGAGATGAAGTCCACCGGGGAAGTCATGGGCACCGCCGATTCGTTCGGCAAGGCCTACTGGAAGGCCCAGCAGGCCGCCGGCGCCGTCCTCCCGCGCGGGGGCACTGCCGTGATCGATCTGGACGTCGACGGCTTCGACGAGTTCTACGAGATCAGGGAGTTCGAGGACGTGCCCGAAGCGATCCGCGAGGGCAAGGTCGATCTGGTGATCACGCGCGATCGCGAGTCACTCCAGACCGCCGTCGAGGAGGACGTCACCTACTACTCGACCGCGCCGAGCGTGCAGGCGGCCCTCGAGGCGCTGCGCGCGCGCGACGACCCCCTCGATGTCCGGGCGGTTTCGGACCGGCCCGTCCGCGAGGCCGAGTGGGGGCGATGA